A single window of Ferrimonas balearica DSM 9799 DNA harbors:
- a CDS encoding EAL domain-containing protein produces MLPKLRSLCHEALRCSWDALLLMLLGLALLALLAPLDLSYRTGQYLDFAVDRSAYVLKRMENTRERWPDRFTACDAELLDKLLVRAQHSSLANDYAYISDEIGFCRAANNNEITPYDYQLALSNPIKPGFYLARKTTLSGELYLFMVELSPGHYVMGNTNRQTLTDIMLPSDPARFMARGELRYRKQPFLLFGDTDMTDPMEYRYIRTKGPISAELVLPSGQLGNTLKSWLSVVGVPWLAMSFALPMWWRRKRSLQGLYLNDIELCYQRGEIYPVYQPIVDAMTGEVLGYEQLARWQHPSEGFVPPNLFVTLLERHQRLNGLTTHLLNQALPLLQPSQYLSLNLTLDQLAGQDLESWLVPVLKQRGLSPAQIVIEITERDPLQGADTVASLVRLQQAGFRLALDDFGTGHNDLGFLGQFRPDLIKIDKSYTQAIGTGGLKATMLEAMIQMGVDSRIPLVVEGVETEAQAEYLRQKGVAMMQGYFFGRPARCE; encoded by the coding sequence TTGCTCCCTAAACTCCGTTCGCTCTGTCATGAAGCCCTGCGCTGCAGCTGGGATGCCCTGCTGCTGATGCTGCTTGGCCTGGCATTGCTGGCGCTGCTGGCGCCACTGGATCTGAGCTACCGCACCGGCCAATACCTGGATTTTGCGGTGGACCGCTCCGCCTACGTGTTAAAGCGTATGGAAAACACCCGCGAGCGTTGGCCCGACCGTTTCACCGCCTGCGATGCCGAGTTGCTGGATAAGCTGCTGGTGCGCGCCCAACACTCCAGCCTGGCCAACGACTACGCCTACATCAGCGATGAGATTGGCTTTTGTCGCGCCGCCAACAATAACGAGATCACCCCCTACGACTACCAGCTGGCGCTGAGCAATCCCATCAAGCCGGGCTTCTATCTGGCGCGCAAAACCACCCTGTCCGGCGAGCTGTACCTCTTTATGGTGGAGCTCAGTCCCGGCCACTACGTGATGGGCAACACCAATCGCCAGACCCTGACCGACATCATGCTGCCCTCAGACCCGGCCCGCTTTATGGCCCGGGGCGAACTGCGCTACCGAAAACAGCCCTTCCTGCTGTTCGGCGACACCGACATGACCGACCCGATGGAATACCGGTATATCCGCACCAAGGGGCCCATCTCCGCCGAACTGGTACTGCCCAGTGGCCAGCTGGGCAATACCCTGAAGTCCTGGCTGTCTGTGGTGGGCGTGCCCTGGCTGGCGATGAGTTTTGCCCTGCCGATGTGGTGGCGTCGTAAGCGCAGCCTGCAGGGGCTGTACCTCAATGACATTGAGCTGTGCTATCAGCGCGGCGAGATCTACCCGGTTTACCAGCCGATTGTGGATGCCATGACCGGCGAGGTTCTGGGCTACGAGCAGCTGGCCCGCTGGCAACACCCTTCCGAAGGGTTTGTGCCGCCCAACCTGTTTGTCACTCTGCTGGAGCGCCACCAACGTCTGAATGGCCTCACCACCCACCTGCTCAACCAGGCGTTACCGCTGTTGCAACCCAGCCAGTACCTGAGCCTCAACCTGACCCTGGACCAACTGGCTGGCCAGGATCTGGAGAGCTGGCTGGTGCCGGTGCTGAAGCAGCGCGGACTGAGCCCGGCCCAGATTGTTATTGAGATCACCGAGCGCGACCCGCTGCAGGGCGCCGACACGGTGGCCAGCCTGGTGCGCCTGCAACAAGCCGGATTCCGACTGGCGCTGGACGATTTTGGCACCGGTCACAATGACCTGGGATTTCTGGGCCAGTTCCGGCCGGACCTGATTAAGATCGACAAGAGCTACACCCAGGCCATCGGCACCGGTGGCCTGAAAGCCACCATGCTCGAAGCGATGATCCAGATGGGGGTGGATTCGCGGATCCCACTGGTAGTGGAAGGGGTGGAAACCGAAGCGCAGGCCGAATACCTGCGCCAGAAAGGGGTGGCGATGATGCAGGGTTACTTCTTTGGTCGCCCTGCACGCTGTGAGTAG
- a CDS encoding alkaline phosphatase: MPLIQLARRAWLVLVLLLCASAQASDGPRNIIYVIGDGMGPAYTTAYRYYLAGAPGNEVPRTVFDRLTVGSASTYPDDDTFVTDSAAAATALATGHKSYNGAIGQDRNKQPHDSLLTAAKQRGMRTGLVVTAQVTHATPASFVAHADSRRDYDQISPQFLQQSSADGGPLLDLILGGGQRYFPMTPGGLGEQMQQRGYHYIDNLDDLPQLTELPVLGLFADKGMPHAIDDDRPDRLRRMLEQALTLLTPDTPDGWWQQLRQSWSPEPGFFLMVEGSQIDWCGHGNDIACAMAEMAEFASAIELAEAYARQHGDTLVVITADHSTGGLSLGRDGHYQWLPQRVKEVHRSLDWLLTNAYRDDVTLATLWPKFASVTPTAEQFAQWEGMRTDRDALYDSIQQWVSSRSHTGWTTGGHTAVDVAVMATGPGAERFIGHHDNTELATLLWQLLPR; encoded by the coding sequence ATGCCTCTGATTCAGCTTGCCCGCCGGGCATGGCTGGTGCTGGTGCTGTTGTTGTGCGCCAGCGCTCAGGCCAGCGATGGCCCCCGCAACATCATCTATGTTATCGGCGATGGTATGGGTCCCGCCTACACCACCGCCTACCGCTACTATCTTGCAGGGGCGCCAGGCAACGAGGTGCCCCGCACCGTGTTCGATCGACTGACGGTAGGCAGTGCCAGCACCTACCCGGATGACGACACCTTTGTCACCGACTCGGCCGCCGCCGCCACCGCCCTGGCCACAGGCCACAAAAGCTATAACGGTGCCATCGGCCAGGATCGCAATAAACAGCCCCATGACAGTTTGCTCACCGCCGCCAAGCAACGGGGCATGCGCACCGGTCTGGTGGTGACCGCACAGGTCACCCACGCCACCCCGGCCAGCTTTGTGGCCCACGCCGACTCCCGACGCGATTACGATCAGATCAGCCCACAGTTTCTGCAACAGAGCAGCGCCGATGGCGGCCCCCTGCTCGACCTGATCCTCGGCGGTGGCCAACGCTATTTCCCAATGACTCCCGGCGGTCTGGGCGAGCAGATGCAGCAACGGGGCTACCACTACATCGACAACCTTGATGACCTGCCCCAGCTGACCGAACTGCCGGTACTGGGCCTGTTTGCCGACAAGGGAATGCCACACGCCATCGATGACGACCGCCCCGATCGCCTGCGCCGGATGCTGGAGCAGGCCCTAACCCTGTTAACCCCCGACACCCCCGACGGCTGGTGGCAGCAGCTGCGCCAAAGCTGGTCACCCGAGCCGGGCTTTTTTCTGATGGTGGAAGGCAGTCAGATCGATTGGTGTGGCCACGGCAATGACATCGCCTGCGCCATGGCGGAGATGGCTGAGTTTGCCAGCGCCATTGAGCTGGCCGAAGCCTACGCCCGACAGCATGGGGATACCCTGGTGGTCATCACGGCAGACCACTCCACCGGCGGTCTCAGCCTGGGCCGGGATGGGCACTACCAATGGTTGCCACAGCGGGTGAAAGAGGTGCATCGCTCATTGGATTGGCTGCTGACTAACGCCTACCGGGACGATGTCACTCTGGCAACCTTATGGCCAAAATTTGCCAGCGTCACTCCGACCGCCGAGCAGTTTGCCCAGTGGGAAGGGATGAGAACGGATCGGGACGCGCTCTACGACAGTATTCAGCAATGGGTGAGCAGCCGCAGCCATACCGGCTGGACCACCGGAGGCCACACCGCCGTGGATGTGGCCGTAATGGCCACCGGACCCGGTGCCGAACGCTTTATCGGTCATCATGACAACACCGAATTAGCCACGCTGTTGTGGCAATTGCTGCCCCGCTGA
- a CDS encoding cupin domain-containing protein, translated as MSPSDLLDSPLVIDAKQLDWTPSPADGVVRKRLKHSGPAESGMVTSLVRYRPASHFDRHYHPDGEEILVLEGVFSDEHGDYPAGSYLLNPDGSGHRPFSEPGCLLLVKLRQYPGQGRQQLALDTGQMAWQALDRPGVFRKQLYRQAGFDERISLIQLRPGTELSPLCHSAGAEIYVLEGAVEDEQGRYDEGCFIQLPPGYCHQPRSRTGCVLYLKQG; from the coding sequence ATGTCTCCCAGCGATCTGTTGGATTCTCCGCTGGTGATCGACGCCAAGCAGCTGGACTGGACCCCAAGTCCGGCCGATGGCGTCGTACGTAAACGCCTGAAGCACAGTGGCCCGGCGGAGTCCGGTATGGTGACCTCTCTGGTGCGTTACCGCCCCGCCTCCCACTTCGACCGCCACTATCACCCCGATGGGGAGGAGATCTTGGTGTTGGAGGGGGTATTTTCCGACGAGCACGGTGATTATCCCGCCGGCAGTTATCTGTTGAATCCCGATGGCAGTGGCCATCGTCCCTTCTCTGAGCCGGGCTGTCTGTTATTGGTGAAATTGCGCCAGTATCCGGGGCAGGGGCGGCAGCAACTGGCACTGGATACCGGACAGATGGCCTGGCAGGCGTTGGATCGTCCCGGCGTGTTCCGCAAGCAACTGTATCGACAGGCAGGGTTTGATGAACGCATCAGCCTGATCCAGCTGCGCCCCGGCACCGAGTTATCGCCGCTATGTCACAGCGCGGGCGCAGAGATCTATGTGCTGGAGGGGGCCGTGGAGGATGAGCAGGGACGTTACGATGAGGGCTGTTTCATTCAGCTTCCGCCGGGATATTGCCACCAGCCTCGCAGTCGCACCGGCTGTGTGCTCTATCTGAAGCAGGGGTAA
- the ybaK gene encoding Cys-tRNA(Pro) deacylase has product MTPAINAAKKAKVPHQIHQYHHDPAAESYGLEAAEALGKSPQQVFKTLLAADDAGKLYVAVVPVAGKLDLKALAKAVKAKKLVMANPADAEKATGYVVGGISPLGQKKRLPLVLDDSASQFDTICVSAGRRGLEIELAPADLLKLTGGSLGPVGRG; this is encoded by the coding sequence ATGACCCCTGCCATCAACGCGGCCAAAAAGGCCAAAGTCCCCCATCAAATCCATCAGTACCACCACGACCCGGCGGCGGAATCCTACGGTTTGGAGGCGGCCGAAGCGCTGGGAAAATCCCCTCAGCAGGTGTTTAAGACCCTGTTGGCGGCGGATGACGCGGGCAAGCTGTATGTGGCGGTGGTGCCGGTGGCGGGCAAGCTGGATCTGAAGGCGCTGGCCAAAGCGGTTAAGGCTAAGAAACTGGTGATGGCCAATCCCGCCGATGCAGAGAAAGCCACCGGCTATGTGGTGGGCGGCATCAGTCCTCTGGGGCAGAAGAAGCGTCTGCCACTGGTGCTGGACGACAGCGCCAGTCAGTTTGACACCATTTGCGTCTCGGCAGGACGTCGTGGCCTGGAGATTGAGCTGGCCCCCGCCGATCTGCTGAAACTGACCGGCGGCAGTCTGGGCCCGGTGGGGCGCGGTTAA
- the ltnD gene encoding L-threonate dehydrogenase, which translates to MTSYSVAVIGLGSMGMGAAQSCINAGLATYGVDLNEQALATLKANGATAVGTDAKAFAEHLDAVLMLVVNAKQVNTILFDLGLADALKPGTAVMVSATISADDAKAIAAGLEQRGLLMLDAPVSGGAAKAAAGEMTIMASGSEAAFAKLQPVLDATAGKVYTIGAEIGLGATVKIIHQLLAGVHIAAGAEAMALAARAGIPLDTMYEVVTNAAGNSWMFENRMKHVVDGDYTPTSMVDIFVKDLGLVADTAKALKFPLPLASTAYNQFVNASNAGYGQWDDSAVIHSFQGIELPLNVTPEAKA; encoded by the coding sequence ATGACCTCCTACTCCGTTGCCGTCATCGGCCTGGGCTCCATGGGCATGGGCGCCGCCCAATCTTGCATTAACGCTGGCCTCGCCACCTACGGTGTGGACCTCAACGAGCAGGCGCTGGCCACCCTGAAAGCCAATGGTGCCACCGCCGTCGGCACCGATGCCAAAGCCTTTGCTGAACACCTCGACGCCGTACTGATGCTGGTGGTGAACGCCAAACAGGTGAACACCATCCTGTTTGACCTGGGCCTGGCCGACGCGCTGAAGCCTGGCACCGCTGTGATGGTGTCCGCCACCATCTCCGCGGACGACGCCAAGGCGATTGCCGCGGGCCTGGAACAGCGCGGCCTGCTGATGCTGGACGCCCCGGTATCCGGTGGTGCCGCCAAGGCCGCCGCCGGTGAGATGACCATCATGGCCTCCGGTTCTGAAGCGGCTTTTGCCAAGCTGCAGCCGGTACTGGATGCCACCGCCGGTAAGGTGTACACCATCGGTGCCGAGATCGGTCTCGGCGCCACCGTCAAGATCATCCACCAGCTGCTGGCCGGTGTTCACATCGCCGCCGGTGCCGAAGCGATGGCACTGGCCGCCCGCGCCGGCATCCCGCTGGACACCATGTACGAGGTAGTGACCAACGCCGCCGGCAACAGCTGGATGTTTGAAAACCGCATGAAACACGTGGTGGACGGTGACTACACCCCCACCTCCATGGTCGACATCTTCGTCAAAGACCTGGGCCTGGTGGCGGACACCGCCAAAGCGCTGAAGTTTCCGCTGCCGCTGGCCAGCACCGCCTACAACCAGTTTGTGAACGCCTCCAATGCTGGCTACGGCCAGTGGGACGACTCCGCCGTGATCCACAGCTTCCAGGGCATCGAGCTGCCGCTCAACGTGACCCCGGAGGCCAAGGCATGA
- the otnK gene encoding 3-oxo-tetronate kinase — protein sequence MIRVGVIADDFTGATDIASFLVANGLRAVQFSGIPQGDVTLDTDAVVISLKSRSCPVDQAVTDSLAALAWLKQQGAEQIYFKYCSTFDSTAEGNIGPVTDALMEALDTPLTILCPSLPVNGRSVYMGHLFVGEQLLSDSGMKDHPVTPMTDSSLIRLMNAQAKGTTGLVNASVIDAGVEAVQARYAELQAQGHRYAVVDTLNERHLETLGQSVQGMALVTGGSGLALGIARNLAPAGANASDTQAAGQPQAGRTVVLSGSCSVMTNAQVAAYRAEAESLVLDVEACLNDAGYVETLLNWVLPRLDNALAPMLYATAEPQKLKAIQAQYGAEQASHAVEQTFGRLAARLKAEGVTNFIVAGGETSGIVTQSLNVEAFHIGPPIAPGVPWVRAVSEPISLTLKSGNFGQERFFFDAQAMIPEAK from the coding sequence ATGATCCGGGTCGGCGTGATTGCAGACGACTTTACCGGCGCCACCGACATCGCCAGTTTCCTGGTGGCCAACGGCCTGCGTGCCGTGCAGTTCAGTGGCATCCCCCAGGGCGATGTGACGCTGGATACCGATGCGGTGGTGATCAGCCTTAAGTCCCGCTCCTGCCCGGTGGACCAGGCGGTGACCGACTCTCTGGCTGCACTGGCGTGGCTGAAACAGCAGGGGGCCGAGCAGATCTACTTCAAGTACTGCTCCACCTTCGACAGCACCGCCGAGGGCAATATCGGTCCGGTGACCGATGCCCTGATGGAGGCGCTGGATACCCCGCTGACCATCCTCTGTCCGTCACTGCCGGTGAATGGCCGCAGCGTTTACATGGGCCACCTGTTTGTGGGTGAGCAGTTGCTGTCCGACTCCGGCATGAAGGATCACCCGGTGACCCCGATGACCGACAGCTCCCTGATCCGCCTGATGAACGCACAGGCCAAGGGCACCACCGGTCTGGTGAACGCCAGCGTGATCGACGCGGGTGTCGAGGCGGTTCAGGCGCGTTACGCCGAACTGCAGGCTCAGGGCCACCGCTATGCCGTGGTCGATACCCTGAACGAACGCCATCTGGAAACCCTCGGACAATCCGTACAGGGCATGGCGCTGGTCACCGGGGGTTCCGGCCTGGCGCTGGGCATCGCCCGTAATCTGGCGCCCGCAGGGGCCAACGCCAGCGACACCCAGGCTGCGGGTCAGCCCCAAGCCGGCCGCACCGTGGTGCTGTCCGGTTCCTGCTCGGTGATGACCAACGCCCAGGTGGCCGCCTACCGCGCCGAAGCCGAATCCTTGGTGCTGGATGTGGAAGCCTGCCTGAACGACGCCGGCTACGTGGAGACCCTGCTCAACTGGGTACTGCCCCGTCTGGATAACGCTCTGGCCCCGATGCTGTACGCCACCGCCGAGCCGCAGAAGCTCAAGGCGATCCAGGCCCAGTACGGTGCAGAGCAAGCCTCCCACGCGGTGGAGCAGACCTTTGGCCGATTGGCCGCCCGTCTGAAAGCGGAAGGGGTCACCAACTTTATTGTGGCGGGGGGCGAAACCTCCGGCATCGTCACCCAAAGCCTCAATGTGGAAGCCTTCCACATCGGCCCGCCGATCGCTCCGGGGGTGCCCTGGGTGCGCGCCGTCTCCGAGCCCATCAGCCTGACCCTCAAGTCCGGCAACTTTGGCCAGGAGCGTTTCTTCTTCGACGCCCAGGCGATGATCCCGGAGGCGAAATGA
- a CDS encoding DeoR/GlpR family DNA-binding transcription regulator, with the protein MIPAERQRTILALLDKQEILSIAELTALLAVSHMTVRRDIAKLEEKGEVFSVAGGVQRMQAVREELGHLVKASQNQGIKRALGEACRDRVPPRATVYLDAGTTLLEVAKVLADRDDLLIVTNDFFIAGYLAEHGKGQLYHTGGLVDRDNHSCVGDLAARFLRGLNIDLAFISASCWNPRGISSPSQDKVMVKRAIARVARQSVLVCDSSKFGRTGTFMAMETAEFDAVISDPDLPAAYQERLAAEDVEWVAVGVS; encoded by the coding sequence ATGATCCCCGCTGAACGCCAACGCACCATCCTGGCCCTGCTCGATAAGCAGGAGATCCTCTCGATTGCCGAACTGACCGCGCTGCTGGCGGTGTCCCACATGACGGTACGGCGTGACATCGCCAAGCTGGAGGAGAAGGGCGAGGTGTTCTCGGTGGCGGGCGGTGTGCAGCGGATGCAGGCGGTGCGCGAAGAGCTGGGGCACCTGGTCAAGGCCAGTCAGAACCAGGGCATTAAACGGGCGCTCGGCGAAGCGTGCCGTGACCGGGTGCCACCGCGGGCCACGGTTTACCTGGATGCGGGCACCACCCTGCTGGAGGTGGCCAAGGTGCTGGCGGACCGGGACGACCTGCTGATCGTCACCAATGACTTCTTTATCGCCGGTTACCTGGCGGAACATGGCAAGGGCCAGCTTTACCACACCGGGGGGCTGGTTGACCGCGATAACCACTCCTGCGTTGGCGATCTGGCGGCCCGCTTTCTGCGCGGCCTCAATATCGACCTCGCTTTTATCTCGGCGTCCTGCTGGAACCCCCGTGGCATCTCCTCACCCAGTCAGGACAAGGTGATGGTGAAGCGGGCCATCGCCCGGGTGGCGCGCCAGTCGGTGCTGGTGTGTGATTCCAGCAAGTTTGGCCGCACCGGCACCTTTATGGCGATGGAAACCGCCGAGTTCGATGCCGTGATCAGCGACCCCGACCTGCCCGCCGCCTATCAGGAGCGGCTGGCGGCAGAAGACGTCGAGTGGGTGGCGGTTGGCGTCAGCTGA
- the asnB gene encoding asparagine synthase B encodes MCGIFAILDLKTDPQALRQDALRLAKTLRHRGPDWSGIYADEQAILAHERLAIVDIDNGAQPLYSPDGNLVLAVNGEIYNHRELREELSVGYAFQTGSDCEVILALYNKYGSQFLDKLNGIFAFVLWDKARGRYLIGRDHIGIVPLYQGFDEHGNRYVASEMKALVPVCTRVEEFLPGQFYDSDKGKAVTYYQREWRDFEAVADNPASRDELRQALEAAVKRQLMCDVPYGVLLSGGLDSSITSALAKKYSQRRIEEDETSPAWWPQLHSFAIGLEGAPDLKAAAEVADHLGTVHHELNFTVQEGIDALRDVIYHLETYDVTTVRAATPMYLMARMIKAMGIKMVLSGEGSDELFGGYLYFHKAPNAQAFHEETVRKLDKLHLYDCLRANKAMAAWGVEARVPFLDKAFIDVAMRLNPEAKLITEGRIEKQVLREAFAHYLPESVAWRQKEQFGDGVGYSWIDQLKVFADNQISDQELENAHFRFPYNTPDTKEAYLYRQLFAEQFPLDSAAECVPGGKSVACSTPEALAWDDSLRNITDPSGRSVQSVHQSSY; translated from the coding sequence ATGTGTGGGATCTTCGCCATCCTGGATCTCAAAACCGATCCGCAAGCGCTGCGCCAGGACGCCCTGCGTCTGGCCAAAACCCTGCGCCATCGTGGGCCGGACTGGTCCGGGATCTACGCCGATGAGCAAGCCATCCTGGCCCATGAACGCCTCGCCATCGTCGACATCGACAATGGCGCCCAACCGCTCTACAGCCCGGATGGCAACCTGGTGCTGGCCGTCAACGGCGAGATCTACAACCACCGTGAACTGCGTGAGGAACTGAGCGTCGGTTACGCCTTCCAGACCGGCTCCGACTGCGAAGTGATCCTGGCCCTCTACAACAAGTACGGCAGCCAGTTCCTCGACAAGCTCAACGGCATCTTCGCCTTTGTCCTGTGGGACAAGGCCCGCGGCCGCTACCTGATTGGCCGCGACCATATCGGCATCGTTCCGCTCTATCAGGGCTTTGATGAACACGGCAACCGTTACGTTGCCTCCGAGATGAAGGCACTGGTGCCGGTCTGCACCCGGGTGGAGGAGTTCCTGCCGGGTCAGTTTTACGACAGCGACAAGGGCAAAGCCGTCACCTACTACCAGCGCGAATGGCGCGACTTCGAGGCGGTGGCCGACAACCCCGCCAGCCGGGACGAACTGCGCCAGGCACTGGAAGCCGCGGTTAAGCGTCAACTGATGTGTGACGTCCCCTATGGCGTGCTGCTGTCCGGCGGACTGGACTCCTCCATCACCTCTGCGCTGGCAAAGAAATATTCTCAGCGACGGATTGAAGAGGATGAAACCAGCCCGGCCTGGTGGCCCCAACTGCACAGTTTTGCCATTGGGCTGGAGGGCGCGCCGGACCTGAAAGCCGCCGCCGAAGTGGCTGACCATCTGGGCACCGTGCACCACGAACTGAACTTTACCGTGCAGGAGGGGATCGATGCCCTGCGCGATGTGATCTACCACCTGGAGACCTACGACGTCACCACCGTCCGGGCTGCCACGCCGATGTACCTGATGGCGCGCATGATTAAGGCGATGGGGATCAAGATGGTGCTCTCCGGTGAGGGGTCAGACGAGCTGTTTGGCGGTTACCTCTATTTCCATAAAGCCCCCAATGCCCAGGCGTTCCATGAAGAGACGGTGCGCAAGCTCGACAAGCTGCATCTGTATGACTGCCTGCGCGCCAATAAGGCGATGGCCGCCTGGGGTGTGGAAGCTCGGGTGCCCTTCCTCGACAAAGCGTTCATCGACGTCGCCATGCGCCTTAACCCTGAGGCCAAGCTGATCACCGAGGGGCGGATTGAGAAACAGGTGCTGCGCGAAGCGTTTGCACACTACCTGCCGGAATCGGTGGCCTGGCGTCAGAAGGAGCAGTTTGGCGACGGCGTGGGCTACTCCTGGATTGACCAACTCAAAGTATTTGCAGACAACCAGATCAGCGACCAGGAGCTGGAGAACGCCCACTTCCGCTTCCCCTACAACACTCCGGACACCAAGGAAGCGTATCTCTACCGTCAGCTGTTTGCTGAGCAGTTCCCGCTCGACTCTGCGGCAGAGTGTGTGCCCGGTGGCAAATCGGTGGCCTGTTCCACGCCGGAAGCGCTGGCCTGGGACGACAGCCTGCGCAACATCACCGATCCCTCCGGCCGTTCAGTGCAATCGGTACACCAGTCCAGCTACTGA
- a CDS encoding M28 family metallopeptidase encodes MLRLTACVALLALTGCSQVPTAAPFAFDETRVRADIQELASDRYQGRLPTTEGETLTLDYLQKQFKAMGLAPGNGDSYLQAVPMVRHTTASANLSIGGESYRYLYDMVMNSFTAQPELTISASEVVFVGYGIHAPEYGWNDYEGLDVRGKTVVMLVNDPGFASADPAKFKGTTMTYYGRWDYKFAEAGRQGAAAALIVHDTQPASYPWLVVQNSWTGTQLGLAGVNDPHPTVEGWIKKDAAARLLAQAGLDLDALSAQALQGPTHQPLGLEAEVQLSQTIEHATSYNVLATLPGSDRADEQVLYTAHWDHIGMQGDEIYNGAMDNASGLASMMEIARAYAAGPTPKRSVTFLAVTGEEQGLLGSRYYAANPVFPLEKTAGVFNSDSTNIYGPTRDFTVVGLGQSSLEQYLLPPLQAQGRVLSRESNPGAGGYFRSDHFSFAQKGVPALFAGGGREAMNDEVAASRTAVMALMQGCYHNHCDTYRPEWDLRGAMQDIEVYYRAGSALANDDRWPGFMADSEFHTLRPAL; translated from the coding sequence ATGTTACGACTGACCGCCTGTGTGGCATTGCTGGCTCTGACCGGTTGCAGCCAGGTTCCCACTGCTGCCCCATTTGCCTTTGACGAAACCCGTGTCCGGGCCGATATCCAGGAGCTGGCCTCCGACCGCTACCAGGGCCGCCTGCCCACCACAGAGGGGGAAACCCTGACCCTCGACTACCTGCAAAAACAGTTTAAAGCCATGGGTCTGGCACCGGGCAATGGCGACAGCTACCTGCAGGCGGTGCCCATGGTGCGACACACCACCGCGAGCGCCAATCTGAGCATTGGCGGTGAATCCTACCGCTACCTCTACGACATGGTAATGAACAGTTTTACGGCCCAGCCGGAACTGACGATCAGCGCCAGTGAGGTGGTGTTTGTCGGCTACGGCATCCACGCCCCAGAGTATGGCTGGAACGATTACGAGGGACTGGACGTGCGCGGTAAAACCGTGGTGATGCTGGTCAACGACCCCGGCTTCGCCAGTGCCGACCCGGCCAAATTCAAAGGCACCACCATGACCTACTACGGCCGCTGGGACTATAAGTTTGCCGAAGCGGGTCGGCAGGGGGCCGCTGCCGCCCTGATTGTGCACGACACCCAACCCGCCTCCTACCCCTGGCTGGTGGTGCAGAACAGCTGGACCGGCACTCAGTTGGGGCTGGCCGGTGTCAATGACCCCCACCCCACCGTCGAGGGCTGGATCAAGAAGGACGCCGCGGCCCGGCTGCTGGCCCAGGCGGGCCTGGACCTGGACGCACTGAGTGCTCAGGCGCTGCAGGGCCCGACCCATCAGCCCCTTGGACTGGAGGCTGAGGTTCAGCTGAGTCAGACCATTGAGCACGCCACCAGCTACAACGTGCTGGCCACCCTGCCCGGCAGCGATCGCGCCGACGAACAGGTACTCTATACCGCCCACTGGGACCACATCGGCATGCAGGGGGATGAGATCTACAACGGCGCCATGGACAACGCCTCGGGCCTGGCCAGCATGATGGAGATCGCCCGGGCCTATGCCGCCGGCCCTACCCCCAAGCGCAGCGTCACCTTCCTCGCCGTCACCGGTGAGGAACAGGGCCTGCTGGGCAGCCGCTACTACGCTGCCAATCCGGTATTCCCGCTGGAAAAGACCGCCGGGGTATTCAACTCCGACAGCACCAACATCTACGGCCCCACCCGCGACTTCACCGTGGTGGGGCTGGGTCAATCCAGCCTAGAGCAATACCTGCTGCCGCCGCTGCAGGCCCAGGGGCGGGTGCTGTCACGGGAATCCAACCCCGGTGCCGGGGGCTACTTCCGCTCCGACCATTTCAGCTTTGCCCAGAAAGGGGTGCCCGCGTTGTTCGCCGGGGGCGGCCGCGAGGCGATGAATGACGAGGTGGCGGCCAGCCGCACGGCGGTGATGGCGTTGATGCAAGGCTGCTACCACAACCACTGCGACACCTACCGCCCGGAGTGGGATCTGCGCGGTGCCATGCAGGATATCGAGGTGTATTACCGGGCTGGCAGCGCGCTGGCCAATGACGACCGCTGGCCCGGCTTTATGGCGGACAGCGAGTTTCATACCCTGCGACCCGCGCTGTAA